In Alphaproteobacteria bacterium, one DNA window encodes the following:
- a CDS encoding Hpt domain-containing protein, with translation MDIPEPIVPLESLDLTNLSDVFGEDREGARLLVDTLITSTQESLTTLTAECTDGANETWRKTAHAIKGEMANLGAARLSELCQKAQHAHEASASEKRAYLQAIEQEWTVVQTGLSQML, from the coding sequence ATGGACATTCCTGAACCGATCGTCCCGCTCGAGTCCTTGGATTTAACCAATCTGAGCGATGTGTTCGGCGAAGATAGAGAGGGCGCGCGTCTTCTGGTGGATACGCTGATCACCAGCACCCAAGAGTCCCTGACCACACTGACCGCCGAATGCACCGATGGCGCGAACGAAACATGGCGTAAGACGGCCCATGCCATCAAGGGCGAGATGGCCAATCTGGGCGCGGCCCGATTATCCGAGCTGTGCCAAAAAGCCCAACACGCCCATGAAGCCTCCGCATCTGAGAAGCGCGCCTATCTCCAAGCCATCGAACAGGAATGGACCGTGGTGCAAACGGGATTGAGTCAGATGCTGTAG